A DNA window from Pseudomonadota bacterium contains the following coding sequences:
- a CDS encoding ribonuclease Z: protein MRLTVIGSGTGVPWQGRGPAGYLVEAAGRSMLFDCGPGTLERVNRFGHDWKAIDRIFLTHHHPDHSADLVAFLFAGNWAAEQRTRDPLRVRGPRGTSAFVEALHRLFPGLAWKRARTLVDDWDGGGECAEDDVVVKGLPVDHADLQALAFSIEHAGKTLVYSGDTGETSRIVEAARNADTLVVECSFPNAITHVTSHLTAGGAGRVAAAAGVRRVVLTHFYPECEGVDIVAECREAFSGEIVLARDGLVIDI from the coding sequence ATGCGGCTGACTGTCATCGGTTCCGGCACCGGCGTGCCGTGGCAGGGGCGCGGACCGGCGGGCTACCTCGTCGAGGCGGCGGGGCGCTCGATGCTCTTCGACTGCGGTCCCGGCACCCTTGAGCGCGTCAATCGCTTCGGCCACGACTGGAAGGCCATCGATCGCATCTTTCTCACCCACCACCATCCCGACCACAGCGCCGATCTCGTGGCCTTCCTGTTCGCGGGCAACTGGGCCGCCGAGCAGCGCACCCGAGACCCGTTGCGCGTGCGGGGGCCCCGTGGAACGTCGGCCTTCGTCGAGGCGCTGCATCGGCTCTTTCCGGGGCTCGCCTGGAAGCGGGCGCGCACGCTCGTCGACGACTGGGACGGAGGAGGGGAGTGCGCGGAAGACGACGTCGTCGTGAAGGGGCTGCCCGTCGATCACGCCGACCTGCAGGCCCTGGCCTTTTCTATCGAGCACGCGGGGAAGACCCTCGTGTACTCCGGCGACACCGGTGAGACATCGCGCATCGTCGAGGCCGCGCGCAACGCCGACACTCTCGTGGTGGAGTGCTCGTTTCCCAACGCCATCACCCACGTCACCTCGCACCTGACCGCGGGTGGTGCCGGAAGGGTGGCCGCCGCGGCCGGCGTGCGTCGCGTGGTGCTGACCCACTTCTACCCCGAGTGCGAGGGCGTCGACATCGTTGCGGAATGTCGGGAGGCGTTCTCCGGCGAGATTGTGCTCGCCCGGGACGGTCTTGTGATCGACATCTGA
- a CDS encoding ABC transporter ATP-binding protein: MIAVTGLSKAFGGQVILDNVSFTVKPGQRVGLIGRNGTGKTTLLKILSGQLESDKGTVSLGPGVEIGYLGQEGQLDPDRTLYDEMMQVFAWVDAVEREMRDLELQMESLQGEALNACFDQYGKAQARFDHAEGHTIDARIRTVLAGMGFRSEDLERPCREFSGGWQMRGAMSRLLLTSPTVLLLDEPTNHLDLQAVKWLETYLSDYKGAVVLVSHDRTFIDRVVNRIIELDSGEIDEYAGNYTFYVEESTRRFEAQLAAYEAQQKKIEHDMRFIERFRYKATLASRVKSREKMLERMEKIDAPDAAPRAMKVSFAPATTSGRDAIMAKGVSKSYGALRVLEGINVKIERGDRVGLVGPNGAGKSTLMRLLVGAERPDAGTVNPGFRMQPVHYAQHQAEALNPDRTVLEEVSAVAPPMFDQTMVRTVLGCLLFSGDSVHKKVGVLSGGERSRVALARCVVTASNVLFLDEPTNHLDLSARESLLEALQGYEGTIVFISHDRHFMDGLATRIVEIEDGRASAHLGNYSDYRARKPARGVAAPARNEAKPKAAGAPARSAPGGPAPQAEPPTPVAAAAGRDEKKKPPPKWKVDALEAKIFAMEEEIAGITMRLADPAFYQRAEDASRLQTRYDVLVAECQKLTAQWEEMLSS; the protein is encoded by the coding sequence ATGATCGCCGTCACAGGTCTCTCGAAGGCATTCGGCGGGCAGGTCATTCTCGACAACGTCAGCTTCACCGTCAAGCCCGGCCAGCGGGTCGGACTCATCGGCCGCAACGGCACGGGAAAGACCACCTTGCTCAAGATCCTCTCGGGTCAGCTCGAGTCAGACAAGGGCACGGTCTCGCTCGGGCCAGGGGTCGAGATCGGCTACCTCGGCCAAGAGGGGCAGCTCGACCCGGACCGCACGCTCTACGACGAGATGATGCAGGTGTTCGCCTGGGTCGATGCGGTAGAGCGCGAGATGCGCGACCTCGAGCTGCAGATGGAGTCGCTGCAGGGCGAGGCGCTGAACGCCTGCTTCGACCAGTACGGCAAGGCGCAGGCGCGCTTCGATCACGCCGAGGGGCACACCATCGACGCCCGCATCCGCACGGTGCTTGCGGGCATGGGCTTTCGATCGGAAGATCTCGAGCGCCCCTGCCGCGAGTTCAGCGGCGGCTGGCAGATGCGCGGCGCCATGTCGCGCTTGCTCCTCACATCACCCACCGTGCTGCTGCTCGACGAGCCCACGAACCATCTCGATCTTCAGGCGGTCAAGTGGCTCGAGACCTATCTCTCTGACTACAAGGGCGCGGTGGTTCTGGTCTCGCACGACCGCACGTTCATCGATCGCGTGGTGAACCGCATCATCGAGCTCGACAGCGGCGAGATCGACGAGTACGCCGGCAACTACACCTTCTACGTTGAAGAATCGACCCGCCGCTTCGAGGCGCAGCTTGCCGCATACGAGGCCCAGCAGAAGAAGATCGAGCACGACATGCGCTTCATCGAGCGCTTCCGTTACAAGGCCACCCTGGCCAGCCGGGTGAAGAGCCGCGAGAAGATGCTCGAGCGCATGGAGAAGATCGACGCGCCGGACGCGGCGCCGCGCGCGATGAAGGTGTCGTTCGCGCCCGCGACCACCAGTGGTCGCGACGCCATCATGGCCAAGGGCGTGTCGAAGTCGTACGGTGCCCTGCGCGTGCTCGAAGGCATCAACGTCAAGATCGAGCGCGGCGATCGGGTGGGCCTGGTGGGCCCCAACGGCGCTGGCAAGTCGACCCTCATGCGCCTGCTCGTCGGGGCCGAGCGCCCGGATGCCGGCACGGTGAACCCAGGCTTTCGCATGCAGCCGGTGCACTATGCCCAGCACCAGGCCGAGGCGCTGAACCCAGACCGCACCGTGCTCGAAGAGGTGTCGGCGGTGGCGCCGCCGATGTTCGACCAGACCATGGTGCGCACGGTTCTCGGCTGCCTGCTGTTCAGCGGAGACTCGGTGCACAAGAAGGTGGGCGTGCTCAGCGGCGGCGAGCGCAGCCGCGTGGCGCTGGCGCGGTGCGTGGTCACGGCCTCGAACGTGCTGTTCCTCGACGAGCCCACCAACCACCTCGACCTCTCGGCGCGCGAGAGCCTGCTCGAAGCCCTGCAGGGCTATGAGGGCACCATCGTCTTCATCTCGCACGATCGTCACTTCATGGACGGCCTGGCCACCCGCATCGTCGAGATCGAGGACGGGCGCGCCTCTGCCCATCTGGGCAACTACTCCGACTATCGCGCCCGCAAGCCCGCCCGAGGCGTTGCCGCCCCGGCCAGGAACGAGGCGAAGCCCAAGGCCGCGGGCGCGCCGGCGAGATCTGCGCCCGGCGGGCCGGCGCCGCAGGCTGAGCCGCCAACGCCTGTCGCCGCGGCGGCGGGGCGCGATGAGAAGAAGAAGCCGCCCCCGAAGTGGAAGGTCGACGCGCTCGAAGCAAAGATCTTTGCAATGGAAGAGGAGATTGCGGGCATCACCATGCGGCTGGCCGATCCGGCCTTCTATCAGCGCGCGGAAGACGCATCACGCCTGCAGACGCGCTACGACGTGCTGGTGGCGGAGTGCCAGAAGCTCACCGCGCAGTGGGAGGAGATGCTCTCCTCGTAG